The stretch of DNA TATGGAAATCTTCTGGATCATTTGTACCTCTAATTATCACCAATTTCGATAAAACCTTATGATATTCTTTGGCAAAATTAACCAACTTTGTTTTTCGTTCAAGTAAACGATCTATGACCACTTGATCATAATTATTTTTAACTTCTTTTGGGAGTTTTTCGAATGATTTTGTTATAATTTCCTCGGTTAAATTTTGTTGAATAAATTCAGCTTGTGTCGTCCATTGCTCTAAATCCGAAGCTTCTAATAAAGCCAAATCAAGGTTATAAGGCTCTCGATTGAACCATTTTAAACTTTTTATATCATCTTTAAAATCTTGCATGTGACGCAATAATGGAATCCCCATGATGACATCAAATAATAAACCATCATAACGTGGAAATACTTGGTCACGATCTCTTGGTATAGGGCGATAAATGGTTGTATTTCCTTCCTTAAATTCAGCCCAACGCCATTGATCAGCATGACGATCCCAATCTCCTACCAACATATCAAAAAGACGCACACGCATATACATTTCCTTATCCACAATTGTAGATGGTGATTTCTGTATATTGGCTAACATTTCATCTGTACTTACAATATCCAATGGATTTCCGAATCGTTCAACCGCATCATGTTCTACTGTTGGACGTTCTTCTATAAAGTATAATTCATCTCCAAATCGTTCATTATACTCTTTTAATTGTGTCTGTTTTGGAACATAATATAATTTGGGATCCGCATGGAATATTCCTAATGCTTTTTGCATATCTGGAATAACCATCGGATAATACGGATGAGTTGTGGTATAAAAATCCAATAAGAATTTTTCTGTAAAAGTATTTTCAAACTCTTCAGCTACATATTCATTTTTGAATGCAACAGATTGAATAAAACGTGTTGCACTTTTCTTTACAGCACGCATATTATACTCTCTATTTTTATCATCTACTAAACGAAGAGAATTCGTTTGATGCCCACCTCCAGCTCGAATTGGCGTTAAACCACCATATAATTTCGATAAATCAACCGATGGCACACTTACATCAGTTCCATACGTTTTACGGTAATGACGGCCAAAGAAAAATTTATAGATATCATTTTTTCGAGTAGCTTCTTTATCGTATACTGTTGACTTAACCAATCCAACGTCTGGATTTTGATAGCCTGGATCTTTATATTCTTTTTTTTCTTCCGTCAGTTGTTGAGAAAATAATAATTCGACATCCTCTTCTCTAAAACCATAATATTTAATTCGAGAGGCACCATTGTCCATAATTTCTAAAACTGCATATCCTTTTCGTCCATACGAAAAATCATTTGGTCCCGATTTTTTTGCAGCTTGTTGTTTAGATGCCGATCCACTAATAATTTGTTTTAAATTATTTTGCTCTAAATATTGAAGATTATGATCATGTCCTGATACCACAATGACATTTGATCGATCTTGTATTAATGTTGAAATACGCGAAGCAAAATCACGATAAAAAGAATTCTGTAAATCTTGAGGACTTAATCCTGAAGTTGCACGGATTAAGTTTAATAAACTCCCCACAACCGGTAAAGGAAAGTAGTTATCAAACGGAAACAATTGTTGCTTTACACTATACTTTCCGCCATGAGAACCATTGGTAATTAATGGATGATGTGTAACAAGAACAGTTGTACGATTTTGAAATTTATTCAATTGGGATTCGATCTCTTCGAAAAAAGCTTCTCGAGTTTTGACATCACATTTCTCATTCAAATTCGGATGTTTATCCCAATCCTCTAGATACCATTGTGAATCCAACGTTATGACACCAATACTATCATTAACTTTTATCTTATCAATTCCACAACCATCTTTTGGTAGAAAGATCTTTTTTTGATCAATATGCTTTTTAATGTACTTTTCTTGCGCCTTTAAGCCCTCCAAACCATTATACCAATCATGATTTCCAGGAACAAACAATGTTTTTCCTTTAAAATTTTTCGCTAAGTTAATCTGAACATCCAATCGATTTTTACCTTCTCGATTTTCATCGGAATCTTTCTCAGGATTTAAACCTTTAGGATAGACATTATCCCCCAAAAAGACTAAATAGGATGAAGAATCTGCTTTTTCTAATTGAGCTTGTAAGAGTTTTAAATTGGACTGATTTTTTTCCAACGCTAATTCACCACCATCACCCAACAAGTAAAAGGATTGTATCACTTTTCCTTTAACTTGTACTTCTGTTTGATTTTTTACATTTTTACCAAATTGTGCATGATGTGTCGCACAAGATGTTAAGTAAAAAGATGATCCAACCAATAGATAGAGTGGATAATTTTTCTTAAAGTTGCAAAAAGTTGGCAGAATTTTCATAAATTAACTATTAAATTTTAGCGTCATGCTTGATCCTTTAAATACGATCGAAAACTACATTTTTTCGTTGTTCAAAGATAACCTTTCTTTCGACTACACTTACCATAATTTTATGCACACAGTAATGGTAGTTGAAGCGGTTAAAAAACTGAGCAGACTTTCCGATGTATCACCTGAAGATGAATTTAATCTTTTGGTTGCCGCGTGGTTTCATGATACTGGTTATACCAAATCTTTGGAACAACATGAAAAACATAGTGCTACGATTGCAGCAGACTATTTGCGAGAACATCAATTTTCAGACCTAATTATTCAAGAAGTTGAAAAATTAATTCTTTCTACTGCAATTCATACAACTCCACAATCCTTACCAGAATTTATTATACGAGATGCAGATGGATTCCATCTGGGTCATGAAGAATACCCAAAATTTGCGGAATTACTTCGTAATGAAATTGCAAAAACCCATCATAAAGAGTTTACAGATTACGAATGGCATTTAGAAAATCGTAGTTTCTTTTTGAATCACCATCGATATTACAGTGATGCTGCTAAACAATTATGGCAAAATCAAAAAGATATGAATTTGATTTGGATTCAAAATAAAATCACTGAAATTGAAAAGATTGGTGAATCATTGAATAAATATGAATTAAAGAAAAAGAAAAATGATAAGATCCAACAAATGGATCGCGGAGTGGATACGTTATTTCGTGTAACTCTAAGTAACCACACCCGTTTAAGTGATATTGCGGATTCTAAAGCAAATATTTTACTTTCAGTTAATGCCATTATTATATCCATTGCGCTATCGACTTTAATTCCAAAATTAGGTTCGCCTAAAAATGAATATTTACTGATACCTTCCATTGTATTATTGGTCTCTAGCGTCGTTTCTATTGTATTTGCCATTCTTTCCACTAAACCAAAAGTGACCTATACCAAGTTCACAGAAGAAGACATTAAAATGAGAAAAGTAAATTTATTATTCTTTGGAAACTTTTATCAAATGGCAATTGATTCATATGAAGAAGCAATGGACGAATTAATCAAAGATCGAGATTATGTCTATAATTCATTAACCCGAGATTTATATTTTTTAGGCAAAGTATTAGAGCGTAAGTATCGTTTATTAAACATTACTTACACCCTATTTATGATTGGAATTATTTTATCTGTTTCGGCTTTTGCGATTGCATTATTCATTAATAATTAATGATATACGATAGGAACTCGTATTGCTCGTAACCCTCCTAGGCTTTGGAGTTCCTCTACTTCTAAATATTCAATAGTATGATGTAAAAAACCTTGTGCAATCAATTGATTTATACAATAGGTATATTCATCACGTAAAATATCTTCTGTGTAAATCACGCAGATATGTCCAGGAATATTAATACGTTCATTACTTCCTTTGACATAAGCTTTGTTGATTCGTTTTTTAATGATTTCATATTTGGCATTATTATACCCATCCACATCAAATCGTTTTTCATCCAATTTAAACGTGATATCTAACGTTAAATTAGAACTTAAGATCAGACTTGCAATTTCCAAAGGCATTGGCAATTTTGTTTTAATGGCATGATAGCTTTGCTCTAATAAAATCATTGTTTTAATTTGCCAAAAGCGCAACTGACGAACAATTGAATAATCAAATGTATATTTAGGCGAAATACTGCGACCAACATACAAATTAAAATCAATACCATCGGTTTTAAATCGTTCGTAATAATGTGGTATAATGGTTTGTGCCTCTACCTGATATTGATCAAGCCCTGTAGATATTGTTTTATTTAATATTTGTATGGATTCATCAAACTTCTTACGTTCTACATAAAATAACCCTGTATAAGCATCTAATTTTCCTAAATAATCTGCAATGATGGATTCTTCGTTTTCGAGAGTATAATTGGGAATTTCAGGATGTATATTCAAAGAAATAAATTCAAAGATTTCACGTTCAAAATAGATTTTTTCTACTTGATCGATTCGGCTCAGAAACTTATGTAATTGTTCAATATCTTCTAAAAATTTCGTTTTACCTGAACGTCGGTACATTTCTTCACATACTTTGATCAAGAAATTCATTTGGTTCTGATAATCCATTTTCATGCATTGATTGCGTAGCATTGATGAACTTCGGACATCCAATTCGCCATAAAAAGGATAAACATCATTAAATGAAATTTCAGATTTCTTTTCCGCTGAATCTGGATTTAAAATAATTTCAATTGCTTTATTTTTAAACTTCCATTCGACACTAGGATGTAAAGAAGTGTATTCGGTCTGAATAAAGGAATTCACTTGATGCATAAATTCGATCGAATAACGATGAATAGAGTCTTCAATTAAAGGCAATAAATCTTTTAATAACGATGCATTGATTCGGTTGAAAACTCCTGGAATTGAAGAGGCTATTTCCAAAATCCCTAAATTTTCATCACCTTTTCTTAAAGGATAAAGGATTATACTTTTTATGCCTTGCACTAATAAATTATCAATCATTATATCACTTGAAAAACGTTCTTTATATTTTTCAATATTAGAGATGACATAATAATTGGATGAAACAATTTGATCAATAAAATTGGTACAGAATAAATCGTCACGTTTCATGGTTTTACCATGATTAAGGATTAAACTTTCTTTAATGGATTTATTTTGTAGACCTTCAATGGTGTTATTTTCGTCATTTAAACTTGAGAATCCAATAATTAAATCACTAATTCGAAAGATGGATTTCAAAGATTTTACAGCTTCGTCATTGATATTATCCAAAATTTCGTTAATGGAAATCAAATTGGTTTTCAGATTCGATAACGCAATCTCAGTGGTGTTATCAAATAATGAAGCTATCGCTATTCCTTTTGCAACCCAAGAATTAGGAGGCATGTATTCGTACCAAAGTGATGTATTTTCATAATTATTTAATAAATCATCAATTTGATCTTTTGTTAATTCATATGATGGATTAATAGGATAAACATCAAAATAATCGATATCATAATGAACAGTATAAAAACTACTGTAACCTAAACCTTGATCAACTTCTATGGTATTGGTTTGGTTGGATTCTAAATTTATACCATAATAACGACTTAAAATAAAGCAACACGCAAATTTATAATAGTCAAAAGCATTTAAATCTTGATATTTTGTTTTAATCACAACATGGTGACCATCGATAATCTGGTGCAATGATTCTGTCGGATAAATGTATTTCTCAATCATCGGAAAACATAACGCTTTCAGATTATTTTTCGTCATTGCACTCGGAATAATTTGTTCCAACAGGGGTGAAACATCTTTTAATAACTCCTCAAATTTATCAATTGAATCAACCCCATTAATAAGCTGCTCGACATTAACATGTAAAGAAGTTAAAAAAGTACGGATATCGACCATCTTATCATTTGAATTTTCTAATTCTTTGATAATACTGGCAAAACTATAAATCGGTTGAAACGGTAATTGAAATTGATTCGTTGAGTTATCCATAAGTTAAAAATAAAAAAAGGCTACATCATGCAGCCTTAATAAAATATAATGCCACGACGCTTATCGTGTAAAAATAAGTAAATTTTCTTTTGATAAATTTTCATCAAAACGATATCCATCCACATTAAAAGCTTTCACTTCTTCTAAGGTTTGGACATTATTCTCTGCACAGTAACGCGCCATAGCTCCCCTAGCATGTTTAAAGTACATCATGATTTTCTTTAATTTCCCATCTTTATAATCCTGAAATTCGACCTCTACCATTGGTACTTTCAATGCTTTTTTATCTAAAACTTTAGCATATTCATTACTTGCTAAATTCAAAATAAATTCGTCTTTCTTCAATTTAGAATTAAAGAATGGTGTTAAAATTTCTTTCCAAAAACCATAAAGATTTTTAGAACCATTAACATCTAGTTTAGATCCCATTTCTAAGCGATAAAGCATCACTTTATCTGTCGGTCGAAGCATTCCATACAAACCAGACAATAAAAATACGTTCTGATTCAAATAATTTTGAGCCTCTACTGAAAGTGTTTCTGCATCCAAAGCACGATAGACTTCACCTTTAAAAGCTAAAGCTGCTGAAACCGATTGTTTTGCAGTCGGTTTTATATTCCACGCCTGATTACGTTCCACATTCATCGTAGCAATATCCTTAGAAATTTTCATCAATTGTTCTAAATCGTTTGCACTCATCTCTTTCATTACATTCATAATCTCTTGTGAATGTTCTAAGAATTGAGGAGTTGTCGTTTTCCAATTCGCATTGGTTTCTAAACTCATCATTTTAGCAGGCGAAAGTAATATCTTCATTCTTAATATATCGTATTATAAATATTGTTCTATATCTCCTTTTCCCTCACGCAGAACTTCAACTCCATCAGTCATGTCCACAATAGTAGATGCCACATTATCACCATAACCACTATCCACTACAGCATCGACCAAATTTTCCCATTTCTCAAAGATCAATTCTGGATCTGTTGTATATTCAATGATTTCATCTTCATCACGAATTGAAGTGGATGCAATTGGATTACCTAATTTTTCAACAATCATCTGTGGCACTAAATGATCTGGAACACGAATACCTACTGTTTTCTTCCCTTTGTATGCTGAGGGTAGATTTTTGGAAGCATTCATTACAAACGTAAAAGGGCCCGGTAAAGCACGTTTTAAAATTCGAAATGTACTGTTATCAATAGGTAAAGTAAAATTAGAAAGATGACTCAAATCATTACAAACAATCGAAAATTGCGATTTGTCCAATTTAACTCCTTTAATTCGAGCTAATTTCTCCATTGCCTTTTGATTGGTAATATCACAACCTAAACCGTAAACGGTATCTGAAGGATAAATAACTAAACCTCCATCACGTAGAATTTTAACGACTTGATCGATTGCTTTTTCTTGAGGATTTTCTGGATGTATTCTGATATATTCTGCCATGGTTGATTATTTATTCAAATATACAAATTATCAAAGAGATGAAGTTTAAACCGAATTGTACTTTCAAATCACACGATAAATTTAAGATATTAAAAAAGCTATCCTTTAAAATAGCCTTTCGATATTTAATAGTTATGATATTTAAAATTGTGACCCGATTTAATATTTTTTACTGACTGGTAAATTAATTCAATCACGTTTTTTACATCCGATTGATGGACCATTTCAACCGTGGTATGCATATATCGTAAAGGTAATGAAATTAATGCTGAAGGAACACCTCCGTTGCTATAAGCAAATGCATCCGTATCTGTACCTGTTACACGGGAAGCTGCTGCACGTTGAAAAGGAATATTATTTTTTTCTGCTGCATCAATAATTAATTCACGTAAGTTATTTTGTACCGCTGGCGCATAATAAATAACAGGTCCATCACCACATTTTTGTTCACCTTCCTTCGATTTTGTAATCATTGGAGTTGTCGTATCATGAGTAACATCTGTAATAATAGCTACATTGGGTTGAATGGTTTGTGTTACCATTTCTGCACCACGCAATCCAACTTCTTCTTGAACAGCATTAACGATATATAATCCGTAATCTAATTGATCTTTGTTTTCAAATAATTTACGAGCTACCTCTGCAATCATAAATCCACCCATTCGATTATCAATGGCACGACACACAAAATAACGATCGTTCAAAGTAAAGAATTCATCAGGATAAGTAATAACGCACCCTACGTGGATACCTAATTCTAACACTTCATCTTTTGATGTACATCCACAATCAATCCAAATTTTATCTTGTGTAGGAGCTTCTTCTTTCCCTCCTTGACGTAAATGAATCGCTGGCCATCCGAACACTCCTTTTACAATTCCTTTTTTCGTATGGATATTTACAACTTTTGAAGGAGCAATCATATGATCTGATCCCCCATTTCGTACAACATAAATTAAACCATCCTCGGAAATGTAATTTACAAACCAAGATATTTCATCGGCATGAGCTTCTATCACAACTTTATAAGGAGCTTCTGGATTAATAATACCATAAGCTGTCCCATAATTATCGGTTCTAATTTCATCCACATAAGGTTGGATATAATCAATCCAAACTTTTTGTCCTGCTGATTCAAAACCTGTTGGTGATGCCGTATTTAAATATGTAGTTAAAAAATCTAATGATTGTTTATCAAATAAATTATTTGTTGCCATGTTATGTTTTATTTCAAACAAATATACTACATTAGGAACAATTTTTGAAGTTGATTGAATATGAAGTTTTACATTAATTTACTCCTTTGTTTTGTTGGAATGAATATGGTAAATGCTCAAGTTTTTGGGCTTGATTTAGGAGTATCTTCAAGCAATGAAATTAAACAAAATGAATTCCTTGACGAAGATATTGTGCCCATCGATACCATTTATTTAAAAGATTCTGAATTCTATTCCGTTCAACTCAAAACAGATCTCGAAAAAAAATATTATTATTGGCTTAGAAAAAGGGTTCATGATGTTTGGCCATATGTTCGTACTGCGGTAAGAGAGTACAATGAAGTGATGGATACGGTAAGTACCATGGATAAGCGTAGAGATCAAAAACGTTACATCAAACAACGTCAACGCGCACTAGCAGAACAATTTGAGTCTCAATTAAAGAATATGACCGTTTCTCGAGGTCAAATTCTTACCAAATTAATACATAAAGAAACCAATAAAACAACTTACGATATTATCAAAGAACTTCGTGGAGGAGTTTCGGCGTTTCTATATAACACAGCAGGTGGTGCTTATAATATCAATTTAAAAGAAACTTTCGACCCCAAACGAACACGAGAAGATTTATATATTATTGTCATAATACAACGGGATATCGCTAGTGGAATTCTCAAACCTATTTATGATGACAATGAATAATCATATTTTAGTATCGATTCAACATATTTATTATATTTGAAATAATAAAAGGGAAAAAACGTGACTTCATCTACTATAAAAAAAATTGGTGTCTTGACCTCAGGTGGAGATGCACCAGGAATGAATGCTGCCATACGTGCAGTCGTTAGAGCGTGTAAATATTATAATGTAACTTCTATTGGTATTAAACAAGGTTACGAAGGTTTAATCCAAAATGATATGGTCGAATTAGGACCACGTTCAGTAAAAAACATTATTAATCAAGGAGGAACTTTCTTAATGACAGCGCGTTCAGAAGAATTCAGAACCAAAGAAGGTCGTCAAAAAGCATATAATCATTTAAAAGAAAATGAAATTGATGCATTAGTCGTTATCGGTGGTGATGGATCTTTTACTGGAGCCAATATTTTTCATCAAGAATTTGGAATTCCATTTATCGGTGTACCTGGTACAATAGACAATGACATTTTCGGTACTGATTTTACCATTGGTTATGATACAGCTTTAAATACAGTGGTAGAAGCCATTGACAAATTACGCGATACAGCAACTTCTCATAACCGAGTATTTTTCGTAGAAGTGATGGGACGTGATGCTGGTTTTATTGCTCTTAATAGTGGTATAGCCTCTGGTGCTCAAGATATTTTAATACCAGAGGAAAAAGATAGTGTTGAAGAATTGTGCGAATCTTTAGAACGTTCTTCAGAATCGGGCAAAAATTCTTCAATTGTAGTTATTGCTGAAGGGGAACAATTAGGTGGTGTTTATGAAATCGCCAAACAAGTGAAAGAAAGACATCCTGAATATGATATCCGAGTAACAGTATTAGGACATATCCAACGTGGAGGTTCGCCTTCATGTCATGATCGTGTCTTAGCTTCTCGTTTAGGAATTGCTGCCGTAGAAGGTTTACTTGATGGTAAAACTAATTTAATGGCTGGGATCCAATCCAATAAAATAGTTTTTACACCAATTGAAGAAGCCATAAAAAAACACAATGAAATCGATAAAGAATTAATCAAAGTTTCTAATATTCTAGCGATTTAATTTCAAATAATAAAAGGGAAAAAAATATATCAAAACTATGTCAAAAATTAAAGTTGGAATCAATGGATTCGGACGCATCGGTCGTTTAGTCTTCCGTGTGTTAACTGAAAGAGAAAATATTGAAATTGTCGGAATCAACGATTTGGTTGATGCTGATTATTTAGCGTATATGCTAAAATATGATTCAGTTCATGGAGCATTTAAAGGTGAAATTGCTGTTGAAGGAAATACCTTAATTGTTAATGGAAAATCTATTCGTGTAACCGCTGAAAAAGACCCTGCGAATCTTAAATGGAATGAAGTGGGCGCTGAGTATATTGTGGAAGCAACAGGAATTTTCATGACAAAAGAAACAGCAGGAAAACATATTGAAGCAGGAGCTAAAAAAGTAATTTTAACTGGACCTTCTAAAGATGACACGCCAATGTTTGTTATGGGGGTTAATCATGATCAATTAACAGCAGAAGATACGATTATTTCGAATGCTTCATGTACGACAAATTGTTTAGCACCATTAGCGAAAGTAATTCACGAAAATTTCGGAATCGCTGAAGGGTTGATGACTACAGTGCATGCGACTACTGCAACACAAAAAACGGTGGATGGACCATCTGCAAAAGATTGGAGAGGTGGACGAAGCGCCATGAATAACATTATCCCTTCTTCAACTGGTGCTGCTAAAGCTGTTGGAAAAGTAATTCCAGAATTAAATGGAAAATTAACAGGGATGTCTTTCCGTGTACCTACAGTTGATGTATCAGTCGTTGATTTAACGGTTCGCTTAGAAAAAGAAACCAACTATGATGAAATCAAAAAAGTAATGAAGGATGCAGCAAATGGTTCACTAAAAGGGATCGTTGGTTATACAGAAGATGCTGTAGTCTCTCAAGATTTTATTGGAGATACAAGGACATCGATTTTTGACGCTGGTGCAGGCATCATGTTATCTCCTACTTTTGTAAAGCTTGTAGCATGGTATGATAACGAAATTGGCTACTCTAACAAAGTTGTTGATTTATTAGAGCATTCCGCTAAATTGTAATAAATTAATAATTTTAAACAACATTTATTAAAAGCTCTTCAATAGAAGGGCTTTTTTTTGTATTTTTTTATGTTAAAATTATACTTTTAATAAGATTTAATTTTATATTTGATTCAATAATCATAAACAATACTGCTTATCGAAACATATTCTACTTTATAAATTTAAACACAACTACTATAATTTAACATCATATGAATAACGTGGATGATTCTCTACTAATCGCTTCGTACCAGCAAGGGAACGAAGGGGCATTACAAACGTTAATAGAAAGATATAAAGGTAGAATATACAGTTTTATTTACTCTAAGGTTCTAGATCGAGATGTAACAGAAGATATCTTTCAAGATACTTTTGTTAAAGTTATTCTTACATTAAAAGGTGGGAAATACAACGATGAAGGAAAATTTTTACCTTGGGTAATGCGAATTGCTCATAACCTAACAATTGATCATTTCCGTTTAAATAAACGCCACAACATTATTAACGAAACTTCTCATTATAACGATGAATATAATATTTTTGATTACATCGGAATAATGGATGAATGTTCTGAAACTAAAATCATCAAAGAACAAATTGACGTGGATTTAAAAAATCTTGTCAAACAATTACCTGATGATCAACGTGAAGTCTTAGAATTACGTATTTTTAAAGACTTAAGTTTTAAAGAAATTGCGGAGGAAACGAATGTAAGCATCAATACTGCATTGGGTCGTATGCGTTATGCATTAATTAATTTAAGAAAAGTTATTGATAACAATAACATTATTTTAACAGTGGAGTAAAAATAATTCAAATCATTTAGCGTTTATTAAAAAATGATTGACAACGATGAATGACCCACAACCAAAATTAGAACCTAAAAATTCAACAATTCAAAAATTGCTATTGTATTCAAAGAGTATTAATTTACTCCAATCAAATATTTTAAAAGATAGAATTTTAATTCATATCAATTAAAGTTGTTTTAAATCAATAAAAAAAATCCGAAGTTACTTCTTCGGATTTTTTTTATTTACAATATATTAAATTATATATTTTTTGCATTTGCACAGCTAAAATCAACAGTATCCATTGGAATTTCTTTTAAAATATCTAACAAATAATCCCAGAATTTTTGAACAGATGCGATCTCAACTTTCTCATCAGGCGAGTGAGCTCCTGTAATATTTGGTCCGAATGAAATCATATCCAATCCAGGATAATTTGTTCCAATAATTCCACACTCTAATCCTGCATGACATGCAACAACACGAGGTTCAGCTCCAAATTTATTTGCATAGATTCCTTTCATAATTTCTAAGATCTCAGAATGTGGATTTGCTTTCCAACCTGGGTAAGAACCTGAAAATTTCACGTCGTATCCTGCTAATTCAAAACTTGATTTTAAAGTTTCTGCTAATGCCATTTTGTTTGACTCTACAGATGAACGTGTTAAACATAAAACTTTTACATTTCCATCAATTACCTCAACACGAGCTACATTATTAGATGTTTCAACTAAACCTTCTACATCTGGAGACATTCGATATACTCCATTAAAAGCCGCCATGATTGATTGAACAAATAATTTCGTATCTACTGTAGACATTGCCATATTTGCTTGGTCCGCTTCTTCTAAAGTAATCGTAATATTTTTTTCGATTGATTGATATTCTTCTAGAATGTCAGCACGTAGCGCTTCATAAATCGTTTTAAAATCAGCTACGTTCGCCGTAGGAACAACAAATTTCACCCATGCTTCACGAGGAATCGCATTACGTAAACTTCCTCCTTCCATATGAACAATTTGTATCCCTTGTGCTAATCCAGCATTCAACAAACGAGCGATTAATTTATTTGAATTTCCTAATCCTTCATGAATTTGCATCCCTGAGTGACCACCATTTAAACCTTTTAAGGTTACAATAAACGTTTGTCCA from Faecalibacter sp. LW9 encodes:
- a CDS encoding RNA polymerase sigma factor encodes the protein MNNVDDSLLIASYQQGNEGALQTLIERYKGRIYSFIYSKVLDRDVTEDIFQDTFVKVILTLKGGKYNDEGKFLPWVMRIAHNLTIDHFRLNKRHNIINETSHYNDEYNIFDYIGIMDECSETKIIKEQIDVDLKNLVKQLPDDQREVLELRIFKDLSFKEIAEETNVSINTALGRMRYALINLRKVIDNNNIILTVE
- a CDS encoding DUF4294 domain-containing protein — protein: MKFYINLLLCFVGMNMVNAQVFGLDLGVSSSNEIKQNEFLDEDIVPIDTIYLKDSEFYSVQLKTDLEKKYYYWLRKRVHDVWPYVRTAVREYNEVMDTVSTMDKRRDQKRYIKQRQRALAEQFESQLKNMTVSRGQILTKLIHKETNKTTYDIIKELRGGVSAFLYNTAGGAYNINLKETFDPKRTREDLYIIVIIQRDIASGILKPIYDDNE
- the pfkA gene encoding 6-phosphofructokinase, with amino-acid sequence MTSSTIKKIGVLTSGGDAPGMNAAIRAVVRACKYYNVTSIGIKQGYEGLIQNDMVELGPRSVKNIINQGGTFLMTARSEEFRTKEGRQKAYNHLKENEIDALVVIGGDGSFTGANIFHQEFGIPFIGVPGTIDNDIFGTDFTIGYDTALNTVVEAIDKLRDTATSHNRVFFVEVMGRDAGFIALNSGIASGAQDILIPEEKDSVEELCESLERSSESGKNSSIVVIAEGEQLGGVYEIAKQVKERHPEYDIRVTVLGHIQRGGSPSCHDRVLASRLGIAAVEGLLDGKTNLMAGIQSNKIVFTPIEEAIKKHNEIDKELIKVSNILAI
- the gap gene encoding type I glyceraldehyde-3-phosphate dehydrogenase: MSKIKVGINGFGRIGRLVFRVLTERENIEIVGINDLVDADYLAYMLKYDSVHGAFKGEIAVEGNTLIVNGKSIRVTAEKDPANLKWNEVGAEYIVEATGIFMTKETAGKHIEAGAKKVILTGPSKDDTPMFVMGVNHDQLTAEDTIISNASCTTNCLAPLAKVIHENFGIAEGLMTTVHATTATQKTVDGPSAKDWRGGRSAMNNIIPSSTGAAKAVGKVIPELNGKLTGMSFRVPTVDVSVVDLTVRLEKETNYDEIKKVMKDAANGSLKGIVGYTEDAVVSQDFIGDTRTSIFDAGAGIMLSPTFVKLVAWYDNEIGYSNKVVDLLEHSAKL
- a CDS encoding aminoacyl-histidine dipeptidase; translation: MSEILSLEPKALWKNFSALNAVPRPSKKEEKVREFIIKFGENLGLKVETDEVGNVLIKKAAYPGMEDRKTIVMQSHLDMVCQKNNDVEFDFDTQGIEMYIEDGRFVTANGTTLGADNGIGVATIMAILESKNIPHPAIEAFFTIDEETGMTGALGLKGGFLSGKILLNLDTEEDDELDIGCAGGIDITAKKEYTPVAVDGQTFIVTLKGLNGGHSGMQIHEGLGNSNKLIARLLNAGLAQGIQIVHMEGGSLRNAIPREAWVKFVVPTANVADFKTIYEALRADILEEYQSIEKNITITLEEADQANMAMSTVDTKLFVQSIMAAFNGVYRMSPDVEGLVETSNNVARVEVIDGNVKVLCLTRSSVESNKMALAETLKSSFELAGYDVKFSGSYPGWKANPHSEILEIMKGIYANKFGAEPRVVACHAGLECGIIGTNYPGLDMISFGPNITGAHSPDEKVEIASVQKFWDYLLDILKEIPMDTVDFSCANAKNI